TGTCGTGAAGGTTTTTCGAAAGTTGCTCCGTTTTTTCAACAGTTGTCTTAGGAGGCTGTTGAATACCGCCGGCAGCTTCTTTTGCTTGTCGGTTACAGGCCGCTCCCGTTAACAGGACTACGGCAAGAATAACGATTGTGGAAATGTTTTGTTTCATATTTTTAATAACACTTTTCTTGCACTTTTGTTTCAATAGCCTATTCTCAATTATTCAGCCACGTTTTTTATAACTCAATACCGCCCACGTATTGAAGAACACCGCAAACCCGGTTAGCCACATCAACGGCTTAAAAAGATCGGGCAATGCACTGCCCTTCAGATATACGAGCCGCATGATCTCGATGAAGTAGGTGAGGGGATTGGCATAAGCGACAGCCTGTGCCCACCCGGGCATGGCGGAAACAGGGGTGAACATCCCGCTGAGCAGGATAATGATCAGAATAAAAAACATAACCAGAAACATCGACTGCTGTAACGTGTCGGAATAGTTGGAAATGATGATTCCCAATCCGGTAATCCCCAGCAGGAAAACAACGGCGGAGATATACAGCGTGGCAAAACTTCCCGACGGAAGCAATCCGTAAATCACCCACGTGACCAAGAACGACAGGGTCAGGATAACAAGCCCGATAATCCAGTACGGAATAAGCTTTGCCAGAATAAAATTAAATTTACTCACCGGCGTGGCGTTGATCTGCTGGATGGTGCCGGTCTCTTTTTCAATCACGATGTTCAGTGAAGGCAAAATACCGCATATCAGCGTCATCATGAGCACAATAAACGCCGGCAGCATAAAGGTTTTGTAATCGAGGCGTTTGTTGTAACGGTAATCGGTTACGGCATCAATGTGCGATGCATCCGACAGTTCGGATGCCGGAAAGAGTTCAGTACGAAGTTCCTGCGAATAATCATTGATAATCTGCGTCAGGTAATTGTTCCCCAACAACCCCTGTGTACTGTTTACAGCGTTTGCTGAAATCATTACCTTAGCACGTCGCTCCTTCACCATATCGGTGTCGAATGAAGCGGGAATTTCCAAGACAATATCCGCCTTTTCTTTCTCTATATCGCTAATGGCATCGTTGTAACGGGTGGATACACCCGTAAGAATAAAATAAGCTGATGCATCTATTTTGTTTATCAACCGTTGGGAGTAGACACTTCTGGCATTGTCCACCACGTTGATTTGTATGTTCTTCACTTCAAAATTAATCGCCCACGGAAAGATCAACAGTACCAAAACCGGATACAGCACGATCATCTTGGGTATGATCGCATTCCTGCTGATCTGCTTGAACTCTTTCTCAATGAGGTATTTAAGTTGACTCATGTTGTTTTAATTGTTTAAAGTCGGTTTTTGATTTTCGCAATGCTTGCCCCGATAAGAAAAACAACCATCCCGGCAAGGATACCTACTTCTTTTGCCACATGGGTAAATCCCAGTCCTTCGATCATCACCTTTTTCACCGCAGCAATGTACCAACGTGCAGGTACAACCGATGATGCCCATTGCAACGGTTCAGGCATATTGTCAATGGGGAAAATCATTCCTGACAGGATCAAAGTAGGCATCATCAGTCCTATTCCCGAGATAAGCACAGCGGTTACCTGTGTTTGTACGAGGGTAGAAATAAGCAAACCCAGAGAGAGCGCCAGGAAAATGAAAAGAACCGATACGGCAATCAGCAGGGCCAAATTTCCCTGGATAGGAACATCCAACACAAAATAAGACAACAACAGGATGGTAATCAGGTTGATGAACGAGAGTGCCAAGTAAGGGACCGTTTTTGAAATCAGTACCGTTCCTGGTTTTAGCG
This portion of the Petrimonas sulfuriphila genome encodes:
- a CDS encoding ABC transporter permease codes for the protein MSQLKYLIEKEFKQISRNAIIPKMIVLYPVLVLLIFPWAINFEVKNIQINVVDNARSVYSQRLINKIDASAYFILTGVSTRYNDAISDIEKEKADIVLEIPASFDTDMVKERRAKVMISANAVNSTQGLLGNNYLTQIINDYSQELRTELFPASELSDASHIDAVTDYRYNKRLDYKTFMLPAFIVLMMTLICGILPSLNIVIEKETGTIQQINATPVSKFNFILAKLIPYWIIGLVILTLSFLVTWVIYGLLPSGSFATLYISAVVFLLGITGLGIIISNYSDTLQQSMFLVMFFILIIILLSGMFTPVSAMPGWAQAVAYANPLTYFIEIMRLVYLKGSALPDLFKPLMWLTGFAVFFNTWAVLSYKKRG